AGACTCACAGGCGAATGGGCTCAATGGTGATGGGCAGGGAGGACACATGGCCCACTGGGACAGCAGGCAACTCGGGTGGCATCTCGAAGAGCAGCGAGTACGCCCTCCTGCTTCTgtccgggttgggctctggcggTCCGGAGCTGGCCAATGCTTGCTGGATCAAGATGTGCAGGGGGATGGGAGGCTCACTGGGCGGCTCTGTGGTGGGACTCGGGGGGTCCACCTGGGTCACGGGGACAGACTTGGGGATCGGTTGGGGAATCCGGGCCGGGGCAGGATCAGAGGTTGCCGCAGTAACGTAGACGGGGGTGGGGTTGGGTATTGGCCGAGGAACGACTATGGGGACTGAAGCGGGAGTGGGGTCGGTCACCTGGCATGGCACGGGGGTAGGGACTGGAGCAGGGGGGCAGTGAGGTATGTTGTGTGGGACAGCGACTGGAACACGGTCTGCAGGTTGACCGGGGGCTGAGACGGAATTGGAAGAATGGTGCTGGGTGGGGTCGGGGTCAGGGTCAGGGCTGGGTGAGGGGGGCAGTTTTGGGGATGGTGGTATGTGGCTGGGAGGGAGGGATGCGTTATCTGGGAGCCGACCCATGGAGCCACTCTTCTCCACTTCTGTTGAAGTGTTGGACGCTGCTGGGGCCTCCTGGGAGTTTCGACTGGCTACTGGCGTAGTCCTCTTGGGTGGGACAGGGACTCTCCTGGGACTGAGTCCAGGGTCCCCCTGGGACAACTCAGCTGTGGACAACAATACATTTAAGCTgttaaaggtcgcaggttcaaaccccacctctggctgtagtacccttgagtaaggtacataccctaaatttctccagtaaaattacatagctgtataaatgggtaaataattataagcatgtaataactgtgaccttaacatcgtacgtcgctttggagaaaatcatcagctaaataaatgtaaatgttaactgtGACCTCATTAAGTCACTCTTATTTCAGCAATATGAACTGTTGCACAGTATGGCAGAAAAGCACGTCACATATGGCCTTACTGCGTTTATGTGTATGTACACCCAGCTCTACTCATGGGGTCACGcagaatgaaaaactgaaaacggTAATAAACATTATACCATTTATACCACAAATATACAATTTTTTCCACATAAAAGCCTTATTTCCCTGCCTGTTATGCAGTTACTTCCAGTGATAGAAGAGTTGGTGTGTAAGACCACAAGTCCCTTTACTCTGTGTTATTTCAGCCAGTAGCGAATTTAAAAGGAACATGTCCCAGTGCAGCTACAAGTACAAAACAGGGAGACAATCATAGAAAAGGGGCCAACAACGGTGACGAATGAAGGAGAGAGAGCCAGTTGTGTGTCCTGCGTTATTTCTTCCTTGCTAAATtatcactgaaaaaattaaaccgTTACTTGAACGAGAGGTATACATGTGTTTTCATGCAAGCACATCAATGTGTTAAaatgccttcttttttttttttttttttgaggacaCCAGTGGGTTTCTATGTCGCCGAACAAATAACGTTGTGACCGAACATCTCCGCACATTCCTGCGGTCTGGGAGGGATCAGGAGCTGAGACTGCATCAACACTCAGCGAAGCAGCTTAGAGGCCTCGTTACCTCTCGTTAGACTCATTTCCACACAAACCCCTTGCTTATTCGGAAACTAAGCAGTGTACCCACGCAAGAAAGGAGATGAGAAACACAGATGGTGATGGAGTGACAACCGGCCATTCTGGCAAGGTCAGTCAGCACGAGCTGTAACAACTGGGGCTAAAGCATCACACTCACCCAGCAGAAGTGCACTGCTGTTCCGGTTGGTGGGCTTGGGTGGAGGAACAGGAGGCTGCTTAGCTGGCTGGGGGGCAGAGCTTGGGGAGGAGGGCACCTGTGTGTCGCCAAGCGATGACGGGAGCGTTTCCTCTTGGACTGGAGTGGGGTTACTGCTAGCAGAAGTGCTCACTGCATTAGTGTGTGCCGAAGGGATGCTGCCATTGGAGGAAGGAAGGGGCCCGTTGTCATGGTGCGGAGGGCTGGAAGCACTGGCCTTGGCACCTCTGTTAGAGAAAGCCTCTGAAGAAGGTGGTGCTATGTTGCTAACCGAGGGCCTAGTTGGTGCCTCGCCTGCAGCCTCAGACTTGTTCACCAGTCGCTTCGGGGGCATAAGTGGCTGTTTGGGTGGGGGTTCCTTCTGCGTGTCCCGAAGCACCTTGACATCCGTGCCCTGGCGACTGCTGTGGGACTCTGGAGAAACAGAAAGAGGACAAGATCTGTGGGAACATGTGCATGTATGCACACGGTATACACGCACGCAAGTGCGCATGCTGTCACGGGTACACTCAGGTATACAAGTCAGACATGGTCCTCTGGAAGTGGTTTTCTGACACAATGAGGATGGCAGCCAGATGTGCCTACTCAACTGATTACTTTCTTGACTGTACTAATGCtataaatagctgtataattttttatctcAAACATGCTGTATGTGTTATAAGCTCTATAATCTTTCATATCTTGAATACCCAGGAGGGGGGAAGCCACAGGGACTCTGACACCTAagagtccccccaccccccctttacCTTACAGGTGagagtttgttttcctttcctctacGGACAGGTGACTCGCTTACAGCTTTAGTACCTAATATAGttactgtaataatttaatgtacagcTAACCTTTGGTTATTTAGTCTCATCCTTACTTGAGTGCTCTGCTACTATGTGAGAAGgacgctctataaaaatagatGGAATAGAATATGCTTTATCCCACGTCTCCGTCTGTCAAGTCCTGATTCACAGGGTAGACAGTTTACTGCTGTGCTGTGCAAGACTTGCAGCAAGAGGCAAAGAGAGTGCCAAATAGAAAGTGTGTTCACCACACCTGCCCCAGCTGAAAAAACAGTGAGCGGAAAGAATATCACCAAAGCAGGAGAGCCGCACAATGCGCAAACATACAACTTGTTTTCCCCGTGTTGCTCCTCCACATAGAAAACACGCTTTCTGGCTCTCCAGCGAACCGGGCCAGGCATTCAACCCAAGCTCCTGGCCTACTGCAGTTCACAGCCAGACACCAAACTGCATGTGGTCACTTTGCTTCCTGTAAAGCGCCAGCAAGACTATGAGCCATAGGTTTAAAACCCTGGAGAAGTCTAGTGCCACAGGATGAGCTCCCTAGGTGCAGCTAAtgcagaaggaaggaagggcAGAGTTCCACAAAGTGAATGTTAAAGGTAGGAAGCAGACAGCGAGTGAGGAGTCGTCCAAGGAGGGTCACCCTCCTTGCTCACCTGAGTTCACCCTGCTCTCCCCGGGAGGAAGGTGAAAGGAGAAGGAAGTTTTGTCGTCTGCTTCTGAGAGGGGGCGAGTTCGTCGTCCATCCTCTGAGACAGCCTTTGGCAGGATGGGCCTCACCTCCACCTCCGAGTAGGGTCTTCCTGTCCGTCTTGGCTCATCACCTTGTTCCTTCAGATGAACTTTTTGGTCTTGGTCTACATATGCATGGCCAggtctttcatttttcttgtttctctgcTCTCGCTCCTCTCTTGGTTCTCTTTCGTCTCCTCCATCCCTTAgttctttttcctctctcctgtCCCTGTGATCCCTCAATTCTCTGTCCTCCCTCCTATCCCTGAGATCCCTGTCTCTGTTCTCCCACCTGTCCCTGGGATCCCTCGATTCTCTGTCCTCTCTCCTGTCCCTGAGATCCCTTGATTCTCTATCATCCTTCCCATCCCTTGGATCCTTTgattctctctcctccctccagTCCCTGGGATCCCTTGGTTCTTTATCATTTTTCCTGTCCCTCGGGTCCCTTGATTCTCTGTTCTCCCTCCTGTCTCTGGGATTTCTCAGTTCTCTGTCCTCCCTCCAATCCCTGGGATCCCTAGATTCTCTGTCGTTTTTCCTGTCCCTGGAATCCCTCGATTCTCTGTCCTCCCTCCTGTCCCTTGGACCCTTTGATTCTCTGTCCTCCCTTCTATCCCTGGGCTCTCTCAattctttctcttctcttttatCTCGAGGGTCTCTGGACTCTCTTTCCTCCCCTTTCTCTCTTGGATCTCTCAATTCTCTCCTGTCCCTAGAATCTTTAAATTGTCTTTCCTCCTTCTTATCCCTGTGATCTTTGTCCTCATGTTCTCTCTGCCACCTGTCCCCCTCTGATACAATGCGTCCCCTTCTTTCCTCTCCCCGAGGCAGCCAAGTGGGGTTGATCTTGATGTCCATTTCAGAGGCAGGCCTTGCACGCTCTGACCCTTGGCTTCCTTCTCTAAGTAAGGTGTGGCCATTTTTTACTTGGATGGTCTTGGAGTTGCTTTCCTCCTTGCCCTCTGTGCCACAAAAAAGTGATGCAGAGCCTCTTGGTGACACTAGGCACCATGCACATTCTGGTCACAATGGCCAGTTGTCCAAAACACTCATACCTGGTTAGTGTTTCTCTGGGAGTTATGACAGTAACCCATAAATGGATTTGACAACTGTTCCAGAATATTTCATACAGATTGAAATATTAGTGTACAATTTAATAAAGGACTTCTATAATgttgaaagtaaataaataaaactgcaaataagCTTAAAAAGACTGTACAGGAACTTCTTGACCACTGAAAGTACTGTCCTTTAGGAGTGTTTTCAGGCATCAGCAGACTCTGGGTCTATTACTCAGTGCCCTGTACTGGACAAATCCACTGCATATCAtgagcacatacacacaccgcTCTGTAAAGATCAGGTATGAGTCTAGTTATGCTCCCATTCTGCAGACATTTACAGTTCTAAAGATTTCCATCTACACAAAGGCATATCCTACCATTCTCTGGGATTTCTTTAAGCAGCCCCTTATCAATTAGTTCTTGCCTGGACTTCCGGAATGACATCTGCCGCTCCAGAACTGTGGAAGAGCATAACAAGAAAAATGAAGCGGCTAGAAATGCTAAATATTCCGTTACATATCCCTGTATTTGAAGAACTATAACACCTTCTTGAGTTTCTTTGAACTTCtcattgttcttcttcttcttccacttCCATGGTTTGAAGATCTTGCCAATTGAGAACTTGCCCTTCTGCCTTGTGGGTGGCACGCCATCCTGTGAACTCCCACCCTCACTCCTCAGTGTGCTGTGTCTCTGGTCATCTTCATCATCTGAAGGGGACAGAAAGATGAGATCAGAATGAGAACCAAAGCCTCTTCCACACATAAAAGGAGAAGTGGAGCCAATACAGTCAAgggtggaaaaagaaaagctcAAAGCACAGCAGAGAGGTGCAAACACCAGAGTAGAGCTGGGTACTGGAAATCACCAGCCTATAGATATCATCCACCAAGAATGCATTACAACCTTCCAGACAATATCAAAAACCAATAACATCTGATTGACTGGAATGATTCTACGGAAGTACAGTACCACTTTCCAAGAAGTGTTTTACTGAAGAGCTAGAATGCATCAGTAAGATACAAAGAGTAGTTTCAATTTCAAAAATTAAGATTGATACTATATGCTACAATGTCCTAACacaatgaatgcatttttaacaaGCTGGTAGTGACAGTGACATACAGATAGTGACActgagctactgcctttagatccaaatgtcgccggttcgatccccacctccagctgtagtacccttaaacaaggtactttcctAAAAAAAGATtgtaattatactggagcacagatgcataaatgggtaaaaccttaatactgtaagttgctttgaagaaaagtcaactaaatgaagaaaaacataaatgtataacaaaatatttgttatttGGATGAACATTATGCGGAATATAGAGTCTACATGATTTTGAAGGTAGCTCGAAACACGACACCCACAAGGCCTCCAAAGAATAATTGCTGTTGCTTAAAGTGAACACTTTTAAGAAGAAACCACAACTCCCACAATGACTCACCACAAACAACTcagcgcacacaaacacagtgtagCGTTGTGAAGCTCACAACACTGAGTCACAAAGGACATTAATGGCCACAAAAACTGCTATTTAcctgtggaaaaaacaaagttcCTCAAGAGGCACGTGCAATCAACCCCACCCTCCAAGACATTGCGAAAACAGAAACCTTGAGTCAAGATGAAGTCATCTGAGGCTCTGCTGTGAGTAAAATCAGATCACAGGCACTAATAACAACTACATTTTCTCCACTATTTTGATGACCTTAAAGTATGAGTTCCTCCATAAGCAGAACTTCAGATGTTGGCCATTATCTTTAGTCATGAGTACCTACTTACTGTAGCTCTATACCAATAGATGTCAATGAATGAAAAGTGCTGCAAAACTAGATAGATATGTCTCATGCTGCTTTATATCCCAAAATGTTTAGAAGTAAATAGAGTTGCTAAACACATCCTGTAGGTCTGAGATTAATCTAGGAATGCCTTGTTATACATTTAGAAGCATCATTTGTACTCACACCAGCAATGTATTGTACTACTTCATTACTAAAGTCATTAAATAACTGAACTAGTATCAGTAATATAAACATGATagaagacggggggggggggaccaatAACAGAGCAGATGGAAAAAAGTAACATCAATAAAGGCTCAGTGAGGTATGAGTGTGGTATAACAATTTAACAATCCAAAACACATGGTTTCATTTCATCATGTATATTTCAAATAGAGATTTACTCAGAAACCGCTACTACTAATATGTGCTTTTACAGCACTTTAAAGAGAATTGAGGTGGGCTGTTGTACCTCCAAGTGCCACAGCATTTGGGTGTGTGTTTCAAGTAGAGATTTTTACAACTGGATGCCCTTCCTCATGTTAACCCTCACCCTCTACCTGGGCTTCAGAATGGCACTGACTAGCTAGTGGCCAGTACTCTGGGCAATTCAGcattaccaattcacctgaaactgGTCATTGgactgcagaaggaaaaaaaatggagaaccttgaaaaaacccacaaacaccaggtgaacatacaaactccacacagactgagcccaggtggtgtgagacaacagcacaacttgctgcaccactgtgccacacatttattcagaaaaCATGTTGTATACCTGTTAAGCTGAATCACAATTTAATATCTTATTTAAAGAAGAGTTTGgtgaaaaacaacattcagaaaataacaggaaacaaaacctgtttttttcccccccaactaTAGAACATGACAAGACATAAGTGTTAAGTACTGTTGCAGTTATATTTAGTCTAGCTGTTGCTCTAACACATGTAGGAAATAAAGCACTGCATATGTTGGATGTTATTTTGTCAACTGGTTAAGTATTAACCTATATAAACTATGACCAGTTGGATACACAGGGCTCAGCAGCCCAGTGTCACCCATCATACTACACAGGCACAGCTCTGTGGTGTTTTATGGACATAAGTTTTATGGAAACATAAGTTCAAAACTGAAGAGATGGTCTTGCTCACAGATTTACATAAACTACTGCTGAAGTAACATGTCAAATGGGGAGTCATCTACAgctaattttttcccctccataaCTCAGGCAGATAACAGCACAGGCCTAACCATTTTGGAAGAAACATATTCCATTCACATTCAGTCGCAAGTGGATCTTCTGCCTCTTCCATAATTCCATCATGAAGTCCTCAACTCAGggtggaaaaattcaaaaccacacaaaaataattatttgacaCAACCCAGACTTTACAAACATTACAGTTCACTAACATTCGATAATGATGTTCTCAAGAAGTCACAGCTATGTCCCTGTTAAAATGATAACCATAAGAACTGATgtctttgtacatttatttatatagattATAAACGTGCATTGACTTTGAAACAAAAGCCTGCTAAATAACTAAACCCTTCCTTCCATGCTATTTAACATTCAATaggctgagatgtacgttgctttggagaaaagcgtctgctgaatgaataaatgtacatgtaaatgtatcattttgtgCACGTGCGCCAGCTCTGCCCATAGCTGGCCATTTAATTAACATGTTAGATCTATCAAGAGGTGGGCATCTACGGGGAAGCGCAAGACAAGGTAAGTTTCCTGCATCACGCTCAGATATGTGGCACCGAAAGGAACCCTCAAAAGGCTCCAGGGACACACAGCTGTTTCAGAGAAACTAAGCACAAAGCGGCTCCACAAACATCAGAACTATGACTGGACGGTCTTTTCCAGTTTCTGCACCTCTTGGCCAGCATTAATGTTTAAATTCAATTGCAACTGTAACAGGAATGGATAAAGGACAAACTGGGCATCCTACGATGTACACACTACCTCCCTTAACCACGGAACTGACTCAGAGTCCTCAAAAAAGATCCTCTGTCTACTTTTGACTGAGTCTTTCAAACAACATTTACttagattcttttctccaaagcgacttccaatgaaatctatgtagtgttatcagcccacacaccttgtccaccaaggtaacttacactgctagatacactacttacaatgggtcactcatccatacataagtggaacacacacacacactctgtcactcacactctatgggtgaatttggactgtgggaggaaacccatgcagacatggggagaacatgcaaactccacccagattgagtggggatcaaacccatatcctctcataccaccgaGGTgttgaaagacagcagctctactcactgtgccacccacaagCAACAGCTAGTTTGCTGTACCCACAGTAACATCATTACTACACTGGTTAACAGGTTTGCTTTTGGAATGACCTATAGAACAGACAGCAAAAGCAAAGGATGGAAAGGCAGTGAGGCTTGGAAAAGTTTGCTGAAAAAGAAGTAGTTCACCAGCCACCAGATAGAGGGACTGAATCACAGAAAACCCACCCTTTTCATAGTTAGGACACATTGGGGGGCAGAATTCTGGATAAACTCTAAATGGTCACCAAGAGTAGACCTTAACTCAGAGGCACTTAAAGACATGACAATAGTGCACACTGCCTTCAATTAACTTTCTCTACCGGCCAtgttatacagtaaatattagtTCTTTGCACAGCTAATGAGCATATGCAGTGCACTAACAACAAATGTACATTAATCTTCTTTGTGCACTAGTCACAATCTGTACA
This genomic interval from Scleropages formosus chromosome 23, fSclFor1.1, whole genome shotgun sequence contains the following:
- the LOC108931871 gene encoding phosphatase and actin regulator 4B-like isoform X3 produces the protein MDNPDDEDDQRHSTLRSEGGSSQDGVPPTRQKGKFSIGKIFKPWKWKKKKNNEKFKETQEVLERQMSFRKSRQELIDKGLLKEIPENEGKEESNSKTIQVKNGHTLLREGSQGSERARPASEMDIKINPTWLPRGEERRGRIVSEGDRWQREHEDKDHRDKKEERQFKDSRDRRELRDPREKGEERESRDPRDKREEKELREPRDRREDRESKGPRDRREDRESRDSRDRKNDRESRDPRDWREDRELRNPRDRRENRESRDPRDRKNDKEPRDPRDWREERESKDPRDGKDDRESRDLRDRREDRESRDPRDRWENRDRDLRDRREDRELRDHRDRREEKELRDGGDEREPREEREQRNKKNERPGHAYVDQDQKVHLKEQGDEPRRTGRPYSEVEVRPILPKAVSEDGRRTRPLSEADDKTSFSFHLPPGESRVNSESHSSRQGTDVKVLRDTQKEPPPKQPLMPPKRLVNKSEAAGEAPTRPSVSNIAPPSSEAFSNRGAKASASSPPHHDNGPLPSSNGSIPSAHTNAVSTSASSNPTPVQEETLPSSLGDTQVPSSPSSAPQPAKQPPVPPPKPTNRNSSALLLAELSQGDPGLSPRRVPVPPKRTTPVASRNSQEAPAASNTSTEVEKSGSMGRLPDNASLPPSHIPPSPKLPPSPSPDPDPDPTQHHSSNSVSAPGQPADRVPVAVPHNIPHCPPAPVPTPVPCQVTDPTPASVPIVVPRPIPNPTPVYVTAATSDPAPARIPQPIPKSVPVTQVDPPSPTTEPPSEPPIPLHILIQQALASSGPPEPNPDRSRRAYSLLFEMPPELPAVPVGHVSSLPITIEPIRLPEDDDFDEEEEELPSQPQLGPRSRIGLVGDPRFAMIPEGPPDSEDESEDEEVVYREDESEDEDEDDSVNNALANKVKRKDTMALKLGDRSSALGAGSQEPSWSSKEQWEAVRIQIGTALTRRLSQRPTAQELEQRNILHPKTEETRRAERSEIKRRLTRKLSQRPTVAELQARKILRFNEYVECTSAEDYDRRADKPWTKLTPADKAAIRKELNDFKSLEMEVHEDSKIYTRFHRP
- the LOC108931871 gene encoding phosphatase and actin regulator 4B-like isoform X1, translating into MTPQSPGVPAPRDKITSMGQGNAAHATVAGWENNEIMGLTTTAGDRSVAMGQANTAQAATAQRGNHVSMVQDPSKGDFRVSMAQDHSKGDGRVSVVELSSKGDNRVSMAQDHSKGDSRVGVAQDHFKGDDRVSVVELSSKGDNRVSMAQDHSKGDSRVGVAQDHFKGDDRVSVVELSSKGDNRVSMAQDHSKGDNRVGVAQDHFKGDKSASETGDPSERDSRISMELESVELTQRSDDEDDQRHSTLRSEGGSSQDGVPPTRQKGKFSIGKIFKPWKWKKKKNNEKFKETQEVLERQMSFRKSRQELIDKGLLKEIPENEGKEESNSKTIQVKNGHTLLREGSQGSERARPASEMDIKINPTWLPRGEERRGRIVSEGDRWQREHEDKDHRDKKEERQFKDSRDRRELRDPREKGEERESRDPRDKREEKELREPRDRREDRESKGPRDRREDRESRDSRDRKNDRESRDPRDWREDRELRNPRDRRENRESRDPRDRKNDKEPRDPRDWREERESKDPRDGKDDRESRDLRDRREDRESRDPRDRWENRDRDLRDRREDRELRDHRDRREEKELRDGGDEREPREEREQRNKKNERPGHAYVDQDQKVHLKEQGDEPRRTGRPYSEVEVRPILPKAVSEDGRRTRPLSEADDKTSFSFHLPPGESRVNSESHSSRQGTDVKVLRDTQKEPPPKQPLMPPKRLVNKSEAAGEAPTRPSVSNIAPPSSEAFSNRGAKASASSPPHHDNGPLPSSNGSIPSAHTNAVSTSASSNPTPVQEETLPSSLGDTQVPSSPSSAPQPAKQPPVPPPKPTNRNSSALLLAELSQGDPGLSPRRVPVPPKRTTPVASRNSQEAPAASNTSTEVEKSGSMGRLPDNASLPPSHIPPSPKLPPSPSPDPDPDPTQHHSSNSVSAPGQPADRVPVAVPHNIPHCPPAPVPTPVPCQVTDPTPASVPIVVPRPIPNPTPVYVTAATSDPAPARIPQPIPKSVPVTQVDPPSPTTEPPSEPPIPLHILIQQALASSGPPEPNPDRSRRAYSLLFEMPPELPAVPVGHVSSLPITIEPIRLPEDDDFDEEEEELPSQPQLGPRSRIGLVGDPRFAMIPEGPPDSEDESEDEEVVYREDESEDEDEDDSVNNALANKVKRKDTMALKLGDRSSALGAGSQEPSWSSKEQWEAVRIQIGTALTRRLSQRPTAQELEQRNILHPKTEETRRAERSEIKRRLTRKLSQRPTVAELQARKILRFNEYVECTSAEDYDRRADKPWTKLTPADKAAIRKELNDFKSLEMEVHEDSKIYTRFHRP
- the LOC108931871 gene encoding phosphatase and actin regulator 4B-like isoform X2, yielding MGQGNAAHATVAGWENNEIMGLTTTAGDRSVAMGQANTAQAATAQRGNHVSMVQDPSKGDFRVSMAQDHSKGDGRVSVVELSSKGDNRVSMAQDHSKGDSRVGVAQDHFKGDDRVSVVELSSKGDNRVSMAQDHSKGDSRVGVAQDHFKGDDRVSVVELSSKGDNRVSMAQDHSKGDNRVGVAQDHFKGDKSASETGDPSERDSRISMELESVELTQRSDDEDDQRHSTLRSEGGSSQDGVPPTRQKGKFSIGKIFKPWKWKKKKNNEKFKETQEVLERQMSFRKSRQELIDKGLLKEIPENEGKEESNSKTIQVKNGHTLLREGSQGSERARPASEMDIKINPTWLPRGEERRGRIVSEGDRWQREHEDKDHRDKKEERQFKDSRDRRELRDPREKGEERESRDPRDKREEKELREPRDRREDRESKGPRDRREDRESRDSRDRKNDRESRDPRDWREDRELRNPRDRRENRESRDPRDRKNDKEPRDPRDWREERESKDPRDGKDDRESRDLRDRREDRESRDPRDRWENRDRDLRDRREDRELRDHRDRREEKELRDGGDEREPREEREQRNKKNERPGHAYVDQDQKVHLKEQGDEPRRTGRPYSEVEVRPILPKAVSEDGRRTRPLSEADDKTSFSFHLPPGESRVNSESHSSRQGTDVKVLRDTQKEPPPKQPLMPPKRLVNKSEAAGEAPTRPSVSNIAPPSSEAFSNRGAKASASSPPHHDNGPLPSSNGSIPSAHTNAVSTSASSNPTPVQEETLPSSLGDTQVPSSPSSAPQPAKQPPVPPPKPTNRNSSALLLAELSQGDPGLSPRRVPVPPKRTTPVASRNSQEAPAASNTSTEVEKSGSMGRLPDNASLPPSHIPPSPKLPPSPSPDPDPDPTQHHSSNSVSAPGQPADRVPVAVPHNIPHCPPAPVPTPVPCQVTDPTPASVPIVVPRPIPNPTPVYVTAATSDPAPARIPQPIPKSVPVTQVDPPSPTTEPPSEPPIPLHILIQQALASSGPPEPNPDRSRRAYSLLFEMPPELPAVPVGHVSSLPITIEPIRLPEDDDFDEEEEELPSQPQLGPRSRIGLVGDPRFAMIPEGPPDSEDESEDEEVVYREDESEDEDEDDSVNNALANKVKRKDTMALKLGDRSSALGAGSQEPSWSSKEQWEAVRIQIGTALTRRLSQRPTAQELEQRNILHPKTEETRRAERSEIKRRLTRKLSQRPTVAELQARKILRFNEYVECTSAEDYDRRADKPWTKLTPADKAAIRKELNDFKSLEMEVHEDSKIYTRFHRP